A window of Candidatus Curtissbacteria bacterium genomic DNA:
AAAACAATGCCTGAATCACGGGAAACAGTAGAAGCAGTCCCAAGCGTAGTAGAGATTCCTCCTTTTAATCCAGCGAGACATAAGGAGATGAAAAACGCAATGCGAGACTATGTCAATAATACGCGAAGAGCAAAGAGGGCTGTTACAGAATTAAAATACAATGAAATAGACGCCCTAGACACCAAAAGGTCAAATTCACTCCAGAGATTTTGGAGTTACTCGGACACTATTGTCTCAGGCCTTTATCAAAACCGAGACGAATTCAACAGTTCGTTCGAAGCTCTGGATTATACTTGCTTATTTGAGGATTCAAACGGTTTTCGCCAAAGGGCCGTAGACGTCATAGAAAGCAATATTATTCCCATCAAACGGAAAATGGGGAAGGGAATCACGAAAGCTTTTGAGCTCTCATTGTTATTAATTGAACATGGCACTGATGCACAAAGACATTTAGGTTTAACCGTCATCGGACAAAATCTTGGAGTATTAAGCAGAGCCTTTTCTGGTTCAGCATTGGCAGACAGTTATTCCGATGTGTTGGCTCAGGTTGCAAGCCTAGATCCCGAAGCGTTCTCCTCAGCCCAAGACGAATTTGTTATCGACGCCGCAAAGAAAATGGTAGTAGCTGGGCTCAGGTCATTAGACACCACTAAAGCTCGCACAGTATCTGCCGGAGTAACCCTTCTCGCCAAATTAAACAAGCGCACCAAACCGCTATTTGAACAGGAAGCATTACCCTCCTTTTTGGAACGTATTGGCTTACCTCCCGAGGCTACGGTCGAGGCGTGGAAACTTAGCTCTAAGGAATGGAGCGACCAATCCACGATTTCATTTGACCCAGTGCTAGATAATCTCCGTTCTATTGGAGATCTAGAATACGAAATACCCGGCATTTGTTCTTATCTGTCAAGCAACTTTGGAATTTATGACTTTGGCAGATATCCAGAACAAATGCTCATTAAGCAATTCAAAGAAGCTGACAATAAGAATTTACCATACGGAGTAGTCCTCTTTCCAAGAAGCGACTGGAATGGCTCTTTTAATAATAAATGGCAAGCTCTTCGAGGTCTTTTTGAAAGTTTGGGTGACGATTATTTGGTAAGAGTAGTCGAAGCGGACAGCAAAATAGATATTTCCAGAATGCTTCGAAGATTGGATCGAAAGTATGGGAAAAATCAAAAAATATCCTTTGCTGTTATTGGCGGTCATGGTACTCCGACAACTATTCAATTTGGGGATCCTACGCCCCGAACTGACAGATCCAGAGGATTATGGTATCGCAGACACATTATTGACACACGCGATTTTCAAGACCCCAGAATCTTAGGGTTGCCGGATTATTTAATAAAAAATCCAACTTTAATACTTGTCTCTTGTTCCACAGGCTTTGTTGGCGGTATTGGTCATCAGCTCTCCGAGATGTTGAGCGCAACTGTAATCGCACCCTCCGGCGATACTTTCCTAAGGTCGATAAAAGCACAAAATACCAACGGCAGATTAAGTTTTTCTGTCGAATACGGCGACCCTAACATCGCACAACTCTTCGAAGGAGGCCGGCAAGAAACCACAAAAAGATGAAAAGACTCAATAGGGTTTCGCAAGTTCTCAAATCAAAAAACCTCGACGCGTTTATCGTCACAAACCCTTTTAATGTCCTTTATCTTTCCGGCTTTAAAGGGATTTCCCCGACAGAGAGAGAAGCAATTTTGATTTTTGCTCCAAAACCGAACCTTATTACAGCAAAACTTTATCAAGCAGAAGCTCAAAAAGTTGCATCCAAAGATCTAAAGGTCAAAATCGCCAGAGAAAGAGGTGAAATAGAAAACTTCATCAAAAAGCTTTTCAAAAAAGCAAATCGTATTGGATTCGAAGCGCATAATCTGACGGTCGCCGAACTCAAACGATACAAAAAGTACGCTCCACACGCCAAATTTATAGAAACGCAAAACGAAATTGAAAATCTACGACTAATTAAAACCGCAGAAGAAGTTAAAAAAATCGAAAAGGCTCAGATTATCTCGCAGCAAGCATTCGATCAAATTATCAAAACATTAAGAGCCGGACAGTCTGAAGAAGAAATCGCGGAAAGATTGGAAAGAATAATGAAAACCCTGGGTGGCGAAGGGCTCGCCTTTGTAACAATCATCGCATCCGGTCCAAACGCGTCTCTTCCTCATCATCAAACAGGCAAAAGACGAATAGCAAAAGGCGAAGTTCTTCTATTCGATTTTGGCGCAAAATACCAAAATTATTGCGCCGATCTTTCACGCACTATTTTTATTGGCAGTGCAAAAGATGAACATAAAAATATTTATAACCACGTTCTAAAAGCGCAAAGAAAAGCAATAGAAAAAGTAACACACGGAATAAAATCTCATCTTGCCTTTGACGCCGCAAACGATATTTTTAAAGAGAATAATCTAGAAGAGTATTTCATCCATGGATTAGGCCATGGAATAGGCTTAGAAGTTCACGAGGCGCCCCACGTTCGATCTAAAATCAAGGATCAGCTCACCGAGAACATGGTTTTCTCCATCGAGCCTGGTCTATACATGGATTGGGGTGGAGTTAGGATCGAAGATTTAGTAACAATCAAAAATGGAAAAGCACGAGTTTTAGGGAAACAAGTAGAAGGACTTATCGAAGTTTAAAATTGCTTCGCAGCCGCAAGCGTTTTGTAAAGATAATTTTCAGTATCGTCTCCAAGACCTTCCTCGTAAATAAAATTAACCACTCGACCATCTTTTAGCATCGCATGAGCGTTTGGTGCTTTCTTCTTCATAGACTTTTCGGCCCGCAAAACATTTCCCTGCCCTGCATGATATGCCCAAATAGCCTTTCCGACGTCTCCATCAAAAGTAGTAACCAAAGCGCTCAAATACTCGGTCATTTTAATAATACATAAATAAGGATTTTCTCTTTCGTCAATTTCCCCATCAACCCTAAGCCCAAGATCTCGAGCAGTTTCCGGCATAAACTGACACACGCCGAGGGCACCAACACCGCTCTTTGCGTAACGATCCCCCCTGCTCTCGATAAAAATCAAGGCTTTGACAATTCTTGGATCTAGATCTTGTTCCATCGCCTGGATTTCAACATGATCACCATAACCTGCCAAAAAAGCTTTCATCGTATCGAATTGTCCAACCTCTCCCACACCTTTCGTACCAACATATTTTTCGACTTTTTGATAAATTTCTGCATACTCTTGAGGGGACGCACTTGGAAAGACCTCTCTAAAAAGATCGTTCATCTCAACCTTAGATACGGCAGACGCACGATTATCTTCGCTGACAGTTGCAGTCTTTCGCCCTGTCTCGTGTTCTGCAGGTTTCTGTTTAGAGATTTTTACGTCACCTTCTCCCGAATCCGCATGGCCAATCGAAACATCGGCGGCAAGATTCGCCATTCCGATCAGCATAAACCCTACAACTCCTGCCTCCCCCGCTTTCAATGCCGATTTAAAAAGCTTCCTTGTATACTCGATAGGCGACATGCCACGCTTATCTAAGCGATAATTTTCGTAAGCCCTGGAAGGTTTTCTCGAAGTAGTCCTTGGCCTTAGCTGTTCGCCACTCTGATCCGGCATCTTTTAATTTAACTTAAAACACGCGCACTAAATCAAGTATAATTTTGTTATGCCCAGATACGTTAAGTTTGCAATCCCTTTAATAATCCTTGCGCTATTCCTCTTTGCTTACTTCAGAATAAGCAGAAATGACGCGCCAGAAATTTCGCAACAAGAACAGTCACCGAATACGCAAATTGCGTCACAAGACGAAGCACTCAAAAATGCCCTCAACTTATATGCCCAGAAAAAAGAGGCTGGAGTCGATTTTTCAAACGGACCATGTCTCGGAATAATTGCAGAAGGTTGGGTTTTGGATATTGCACACAATCCACGACAAAAACTAGACGACCGTGAAGAAAATCAATGTAAGGATTTCCTCGAAGGTAGCGCCACTCACTTCATCGAACTTGATCCGGAAGGAAAGTTATTAAAAATTAACTAAATCAAAGACGGTTAAGGTTACGATGCCCGTTTCGTTTAGGAGTTAACTTTAGAGTATGCATCTCACCTAACCTTTTTACGAAACCTGCTTCGTTACCCTTAAACGATTCCTGTTTTTACTGATTGTCTCTCGGTGCTTGGGGTCTTGCCTCTGAAACGAAAATTTTCCTGCCTTCAATTTCTGTACCGTTCAACTGATCAATTGCTTTTTTAGCGTCTTCTTCTTTTGCCATTTCGACAAATCCGAAACCTCGTGATCTGCCTGTCATTCGATCCATGACAACATTTGCTTCAGTAACTCCACCAACCTTTGCGAAAACTTCTCTTAATTGATCAGAAGTCGTAGCAAAAGGCAAGCTGCCAACAAATAATTTAGTAGCCATCTGTGTATATCACACTCCTTTCTATAAACTTCTCCAGCATTAATGCCGGAGTTTTGCTCTTCAAGTTTTAGGCCCGCAGTCCTGAGCGAAGTCGTAGGACGAGGACTGCAAGCTTAGCTTACATAAGCGAACTGATACTTCCCTTATTCGGAAGATGTATTTGCTCTTCGACTCATTCATTCTAGGATTAACAATCATCCTTTTTTGTGAGCGAATATAAAACTGTCAAAAAATTAGTGAAAAATTGCAAAGAAGAGAACATTAACGTAGAGTTTTTCCGTTCAATAAGTGTTAATCTGTCTGAATTCTAGCTTGTTATGGGCTTTTAAGTCAAGTCGATTCATTAAGGTGTCGCGGGGGCTGTCTCTTGCAGGGTCATATCGACTCTCTGCAAAACCTGGTCAGGCGTAGTTTCCGACTTTAGAAGATACCCATAAGCACCCAGCTCCAGACCCTTTGCAATTGTGTCATCTTGAGCAACATTAGTAAGGAGAATAACTGGAATACCGGCAGTCTGGGGATTACCTTTAAGCTCTCTCAAAACGTCAATTCCGTTAACATTTGGCATTAAAATATCCAGAAGCACAAGATTTGGTTTTTTCTCGGCAGCAGCGGTAGCCGCTTCACTATCTGAAACTATTGTTGCGCTATGACCACCCTCCGCTAACTTCTTTTGATAAATATTAGCTAAATTAACGTCGTCTTCAACTATGAATATATTTGCCATTTTTACGCCCTCCCTACCTTTTCACTAGTATATCCTACTAGCTTTGATCCTGCACTTGCAAGTACGGCTGTCCTGTTTGCTTCTGCATTTTTTCGAACAAGATCCACGGTTGCAATTGGTACCGTAAAGTAAAAAGTACTCCCTTTCCCGATACCTTCAGATTCAACCCAAATCTTGCCGCCCGACGCTTCAATAATCCCTTTGGAAATAAAAAGTCCAAGACCCGAACTCTTTGCGCCCGCCTTAACTCTCCCCGATTTTAACTGTCCGTACTTTGAAAACAGTTTCCCTACCGCCTCTCTTTCTATCCCAATTCCAGTATCAGAAACGGAAATTAAGATGTCAACCGGGGATCCATTAACCACTTCCTTTTTAACTGTGACAGTCACCCTCCCACTATTTGTGTACTTGAACGAATTAGAAAGAAGATTACTAATCACCTGTTTCATTCTCATTTTATCGAGCCATGCGTTTGGCAGATTTTCGCCAACTACAACATCGAGCTTAATATTCTTTTCTTCGGAAACGGGCTTAAACTGCTCGACGCTCTCGCGAATTACCCGTGCAATATCACCAGATTCACAAACGACATCGAACTTACCTGCTTCGAGCTTCGCAACATCCAAGAGGTCGTTAACAATCTCAAGCATCGAATGAGAAATATTTTCAATAGTTAGAAAATATTTCCTCAGTTCATCCTCCGTTACTTTTCCAAGTTCGCCTTGTAAAAACTCGACTGTTGTTTTGATGCTAGTTAATGGAGATCGCAGCTCGTGGACCATCATTGCCGTGAAGTCTTGTCTCAGTTTCTCCAAGGATTTCTCGTGAGTAATGTCGTGGAAAAGTGCAACAACTCCATGGGGAATGTTGTTTTTGTCAACAACTCTTGCAAAAGAAACTCTATACGTCAACTCCTCAAATATTATTTCCACTTCAAGAACCTTGTTTTGTGAAACTAAAACTTCTTCCACCTTTGACCTAACGTCTAACTTTCCTGAAAACGCATTTACAATTTCAAAAAATCTAGGAGCGTTTGCCATCTTTAGCATTGATTCGAATTTTTTATTGGAGATAACAACGCTATATTTTGCGTCCACCATAAACATTCCATCCGCAAGAGACTCCACTGCTTGTTCAAGTTTCCCCTTTTCATTTTCCAGGACTTCGTGCAAACTAGTAACTGCATCCGACGCTTGTTTGGCAATCTTTTCCAAAACCTCGATGTCCTTTCGAAGATATTCACGTTCATTTTTTGAAGATACATTTATCAGGCCAACAGTTCGGCCAGAAACCATTATTGGCAAGTTAAAATAAGAGGCGATCATAGAGGCACCTTCCTCGCCAACAATTCTTCCCGAAATCTTCTCTTCGACATCAGACTCTTTAAGTAACCTGTCATTTAACTCTGAAAACGTCGAAAGCATATTCATCTTAACCTCACTTATAAACTTTCTGCTGACATCCTCATTTACCGTGCAGTCAAACCTAACCCGTTGTCTCTGGTCGTCAATTACCATATAGCTTACGGTTGAATATCTAACGATGTTGCCCAAAGAACCGCTTATTATTTCAATTATTTTCTGTGCGTCCAACAGGTACCCTATCCTTTTGCTTACCTCGTAAAGCACGGCATTCTCGTATACCCGCCTTCCAAGTTCAAGTTCTCTTTCCCGACCTCTTTCAAGTTCTCCAAGAAACTTTCTCCTCATCAGAAAGTAAGCAGCACTAGACGAAAGTGTGCTAACAACGGCAATAGCCAAAAGGCTGAATGTAAAGTCCATTTTGTGGGGTCCTACTCTAGTTTATGATACTTTTTTGCTCTCTTGCAATTTAGGTTGATATTTGAGAAATTTACCTCAGGTGTTGTGTCTAATGTAAAACAAATCATAACCATCTTAAACTCCAGATCACACCTTTTGATAATTAAGGCAAATTCTTCTTTTACCCAAACGTTCCAAAAAATCAAAAACGGAAAGAAAATAGATTTTATATTTGTTAAAAAGCCCAAAGCTAGACAAATGACTGCGGTGCAGCTTCTGCGCCTTGGTGGAAAAAGATTTTTATGGATACAAGG
This region includes:
- a CDS encoding RNA-binding protein; protein product: MATKLFVGSLPFATTSDQLREVFAKVGGVTEANVVMDRMTGRSRGFGFVEMAKEEDAKKAIDQLNGTEIEGRKIFVSEARPQAPRDNQ
- a CDS encoding lytic transglycosylase domain-containing protein, producing MPDQSGEQLRPRTTSRKPSRAYENYRLDKRGMSPIEYTRKLFKSALKAGEAGVVGFMLIGMANLAADVSIGHADSGEGDVKISKQKPAEHETGRKTATVSEDNRASAVSKVEMNDLFREVFPSASPQEYAEIYQKVEKYVGTKGVGEVGQFDTMKAFLAGYGDHVEIQAMEQDLDPRIVKALIFIESRGDRYAKSGVGALGVCQFMPETARDLGLRVDGEIDERENPYLCIIKMTEYLSALVTTFDGDVGKAIWAYHAGQGNVLRAEKSMKKKAPNAHAMLKDGRVVNFIYEEGLGDDTENYLYKTLAAAKQF
- a CDS encoding Xaa-Pro peptidase family protein; the encoded protein is MKRLNRVSQVLKSKNLDAFIVTNPFNVLYLSGFKGISPTEREAILIFAPKPNLITAKLYQAEAQKVASKDLKVKIARERGEIENFIKKLFKKANRIGFEAHNLTVAELKRYKKYAPHAKFIETQNEIENLRLIKTAEEVKKIEKAQIISQQAFDQIIKTLRAGQSEEEIAERLERIMKTLGGEGLAFVTIIASGPNASLPHHQTGKRRIAKGEVLLFDFGAKYQNYCADLSRTIFIGSAKDEHKNIYNHVLKAQRKAIEKVTHGIKSHLAFDAANDIFKENNLEEYFIHGLGHGIGLEVHEAPHVRSKIKDQLTENMVFSIEPGLYMDWGGVRIEDLVTIKNGKARVLGKQVEGLIEV
- a CDS encoding response regulator codes for the protein MANIFIVEDDVNLANIYQKKLAEGGHSATIVSDSEAATAAAEKKPNLVLLDILMPNVNGIDVLRELKGNPQTAGIPVILLTNVAQDDTIAKGLELGAYGYLLKSETTPDQVLQRVDMTLQETAPATP
- a CDS encoding ATP-binding protein, whose translation is MDFTFSLLAIAVVSTLSSSAAYFLMRRKFLGELERGRERELELGRRVYENAVLYEVSKRIGYLLDAQKIIEIISGSLGNIVRYSTVSYMVIDDQRQRVRFDCTVNEDVSRKFISEVKMNMLSTFSELNDRLLKESDVEEKISGRIVGEEGASMIASYFNLPIMVSGRTVGLINVSSKNEREYLRKDIEVLEKIAKQASDAVTSLHEVLENEKGKLEQAVESLADGMFMVDAKYSVVISNKKFESMLKMANAPRFFEIVNAFSGKLDVRSKVEEVLVSQNKVLEVEIIFEELTYRVSFARVVDKNNIPHGVVALFHDITHEKSLEKLRQDFTAMMVHELRSPLTSIKTTVEFLQGELGKVTEDELRKYFLTIENISHSMLEIVNDLLDVAKLEAGKFDVVCESGDIARVIRESVEQFKPVSEEKNIKLDVVVGENLPNAWLDKMRMKQVISNLLSNSFKYTNSGRVTVTVKKEVVNGSPVDILISVSDTGIGIEREAVGKLFSKYGQLKSGRVKAGAKSSGLGLFISKGIIEASGGKIWVESEGIGKGSTFYFTVPIATVDLVRKNAEANRTAVLASAGSKLVGYTSEKVGRA